Proteins encoded by one window of Clostridium cagae:
- a CDS encoding response regulator transcription factor, with product MINILLVDDEKKICEFVKAYLDKEGFVTDEANDGCTAIRYFDLNRYDLVILDRMLPDISGEEVCNHIRNKSDVPIIMLTAKVDEEDRLGGFKLGCDDYLCKPFNIKELIFRVKSILKRSGKIDFRDIMKFKQGIEINTSSHEVTVRGKKILLTNTEYKILLLMASNPQKIYSREELLESVIEEYYEKMDRVIDSHIKNLRQKIEVNSRDCKIIKTIYGVGYRFELQD from the coding sequence ATGATTAATATATTGCTTGTAGATGATGAAAAAAAGATATGTGAATTTGTAAAAGCATATTTAGATAAAGAAGGTTTTGTAACGGATGAAGCTAATGATGGATGTACTGCAATAAGATACTTTGATTTAAATAGATATGATCTTGTGATTTTAGATAGAATGTTACCTGATATAAGTGGAGAAGAAGTGTGCAATCATATTAGAAATAAATCTGATGTACCTATAATAATGTTAACTGCAAAAGTAGATGAAGAAGATAGATTAGGTGGATTTAAACTAGGGTGTGACGATTACTTATGTAAGCCTTTTAATATTAAAGAACTTATATTTAGAGTAAAATCTATTTTAAAGAGAAGTGGCAAAATAGATTTTAGAGATATTATGAAATTTAAACAAGGAATAGAAATAAATACATCATCACATGAGGTTACTGTAAGAGGAAAAAAGATATTATTAACTAATACAGAATACAAGATATTATTATTGATGGCATCAAATCCTCAAAAAATATATAGTAGAGAAGAACTTTTAGAAAGTGTGATAGAAGAATATTATGAAAAAATGGATAGAGTAATTGATAGTCATATAAAAAATTTAAGGCAAAAAATTGAAGTTAATTCAAGGGATTGCAAGATAATAAAAACTATTTATGGGGTAGGATATAGATTTGAATTACAAGATTAA
- the mgtE gene encoding magnesium transporter — protein MNKEIKALINENKLQKLISYFKDMNSVDIAKIMSELKDSKLVIVFRILPKDKSVEVFSYLDKEIQRKLIQSITDNEIKDIVEKLFLDDTVDFIEELPASVVKRVLKNTSTEKRELINQFLRYDESSAGAIMTIEFLDLKADMTVKEATNNVRYKSNSKEVVETCFVIDNDRKLQGTLFLKDLILNSEDTKIKDIMDKNIVYTKTIEDQEKVALIFKEYDLTCMPVVDKENRLVGIITVDDIIDIIEQENTEDFQKMAAMEPNEEPYLKTSAIKLAKHRIVWLLVLMISATFTGSIIKNFEDVLQSVVILAAFIPMLMDTGGNAGSQSSTLIIRGLALGDINIKDYGKVILKEFEVSIIVALALSSVNFLRIYFLEKTSLMISLTVCGSLFFTVIIAKVIGGALPIIAKKLKLDPAIMASPLITTVVDTCALIIYFTLAKLFLGI, from the coding sequence ATGAATAAAGAAATAAAAGCATTGATTAACGAGAATAAATTACAAAAATTAATAAGTTATTTTAAAGATATGAATTCAGTAGATATAGCTAAAATAATGTCAGAGCTAAAAGATAGCAAGCTAGTTATAGTTTTTAGAATTCTCCCAAAAGACAAATCAGTAGAAGTATTTTCATATCTTGATAAAGAAATACAAAGAAAATTAATTCAATCTATAACCGATAATGAAATAAAAGATATAGTAGAAAAGTTGTTTTTAGATGACACAGTAGATTTCATAGAAGAATTACCAGCATCTGTGGTAAAAAGAGTTTTAAAAAATACATCTACAGAAAAGAGAGAGCTTATAAATCAATTTTTAAGATATGATGAATCTTCAGCAGGTGCAATAATGACAATTGAATTTTTGGATTTAAAAGCTGATATGACTGTTAAAGAAGCCACAAACAATGTAAGATATAAAAGCAATAGCAAAGAGGTTGTAGAAACTTGTTTTGTAATCGATAATGATAGAAAACTACAAGGAACTTTATTTTTGAAAGATCTAATTTTAAATTCTGAAGACACAAAAATCAAAGATATAATGGATAAAAATATAGTTTATACTAAAACTATAGAAGATCAAGAAAAAGTGGCATTAATATTTAAAGAATATGATTTAACTTGTATGCCTGTAGTTGACAAAGAAAATAGACTAGTTGGAATAATTACAGTTGATGATATTATTGATATTATTGAGCAAGAAAATACAGAAGATTTTCAAAAGATGGCGGCTATGGAACCTAACGAAGAACCATATTTAAAAACTTCTGCTATAAAGCTTGCAAAGCATAGAATTGTTTGGCTTTTAGTTTTGATGATTTCTGCAACATTCACTGGATCGATAATAAAAAATTTTGAAGATGTACTTCAATCAGTTGTAATACTTGCGGCATTCATCCCTATGCTTATGGATACGGGCGGAAATGCTGGATCACAATCATCTACTTTAATAATTAGAGGATTAGCGTTAGGTGATATAAATATTAAAGATTATGGAAAAGTAATACTTAAAGAGTTTGAAGTAAGTATTATAGTTGCATTGGCACTTTCAAGTGTGAATTTTTTAAGAATATATTTCTTAGAAAAAACTAGTTTAATGATTTCATTAACTGTGTGTGGAAGTTTGTTCTTTACAGTGATAATTGCTAAAGTTATCGGTGGAGCATTACCAATAATAGCAAAGAAATTAAAGCTTGATCCAGCAATAATGGCAAGTCCATTAATAACAACTGTTGTAGATACATGTGCTCTTATAATTTACTTTACCTTAGCCAAATTATTTTTAGGAATATAA
- a CDS encoding HAD family hydrolase, with protein MRAFIFDMDGVIIDSEPIHRQVHGEIMNTLGINISKGELALYAGATNEYIFTKLKERYGIKKSVSELMDYKSKLIINKVKEESLEPINGIRELLNALRKNNIKTAIGSSSPRSLIEAVIDKFNLHGAFDCIVSGEEVERSKPYPDVYIEVSKKLGINPEKCIVVEDSHNGVQAAKSAGMKCIGFDNVNSGNQDLSKADVRVDTIRKIDIFNLCKYFG; from the coding sequence GTGAGAGCATTTATATTTGATATGGACGGTGTAATAATAGATAGTGAACCAATACATCGTCAGGTGCATGGAGAAATTATGAATACTTTAGGAATAAATATATCTAAGGGAGAATTAGCATTATATGCAGGAGCTACAAATGAATATATTTTTACAAAATTAAAAGAAAGATATGGAATAAAGAAATCTGTTAGTGAACTTATGGATTATAAATCTAAACTTATTATCAACAAAGTAAAAGAAGAGTCACTAGAACCTATAAATGGAATTAGGGAATTGTTAAATGCTTTAAGAAAAAATAATATAAAGACAGCTATAGGATCATCATCTCCTAGAAGTTTAATAGAGGCTGTTATAGATAAGTTTAATCTACACGGTGCTTTTGATTGTATAGTAAGTGGAGAAGAAGTTGAAAGAAGTAAACCATATCCTGATGTTTACATAGAAGTAAGCAAAAAGTTGGGCATAAATCCAGAAAAGTGCATAGTGGTTGAAGATTCTCATAATGGTGTACAAGCTGCTAAAAGTGCTGGAATGAAATGTATAGGTTTTGATAACGTAAATTCAGGTAATCAAGATTTATCGAAAGCTGATGTTAGGGTAGATACTATAAGAAAAATAGATATATTTAATTTATGTAAATATTTTGGTTAG
- the hcp gene encoding hydroxylamine reductase, producing the protein MEENPMFCYQCEQTAGGKGCTKLGVCGKTPEVANLQDLLIYQCKGISVYAMELIEKGENIDKDIVKFVENSLFTTLTNVNFDAEVHVEMLKESQKIKEELRKKIGNNKEYPEQASYNLSETKDEMLKDSKKAGIMFDQTIDADVRSLRQTIIYGLKGISAYGHQARFLGYYDDQVDNFYFRGLECTTNDNLSVEELIRMTMRTGDMSVAVMKKLDEANSETYKNPTPHKVNVHIKKGPFIIVSGHDLRDLEMLLKQTEGKGINIYTHGEMIPSHGYPGLKKYKHLVGNYGGAWQDQQKEFDGIPGCILMTTNCLMRPRETYKDRIFTTSVVGWDGLKYIKADKDGYKDFTEIIEKALELGGFKESEEPHEILVGFGHHATLSNAETIVNAVKEGEVRHFFLIGGCDGARPGRNYYTEFAKKVPMDCIILTLACGKYRFNKLEFGEVAGLPRLLDVGQCNDAYSAVRIATALADAFDTDVNGLPLSIILSWYEQKAVADLLALLSLGIKGIFVGPTLPAFFSPNVLQYLVDTFNLKLISEPDDDLKTCLQQGV; encoded by the coding sequence ATGGAAGAAAATCCAATGTTTTGTTATCAATGTGAACAAACTGCAGGGGGAAAAGGCTGTACTAAACTAGGTGTATGTGGAAAGACACCAGAAGTAGCTAATCTTCAAGATTTGCTTATATATCAATGTAAGGGTATAAGTGTTTATGCAATGGAACTTATAGAAAAAGGAGAAAATATAGATAAAGATATTGTTAAGTTTGTAGAAAATTCATTATTTACAACACTTACTAATGTTAATTTCGATGCAGAAGTTCATGTTGAAATGCTTAAGGAATCTCAAAAAATCAAAGAAGAATTGAGAAAGAAAATAGGAAATAATAAAGAGTATCCAGAACAAGCAAGCTATAACCTAAGCGAGACTAAAGATGAAATGCTTAAAGATTCAAAGAAAGCTGGAATAATGTTTGATCAAACTATAGATGCAGACGTAAGATCACTTAGACAAACAATTATTTATGGATTAAAAGGTATAAGTGCTTATGGCCATCAAGCTAGATTTTTAGGATATTATGACGATCAAGTTGATAATTTTTATTTTAGGGGACTAGAATGTACAACAAATGATAATTTAAGTGTTGAAGAACTTATTAGAATGACAATGAGGACTGGTGATATGAGTGTAGCAGTTATGAAAAAATTAGATGAAGCTAATAGCGAAACTTATAAAAATCCAACCCCACATAAGGTTAATGTACATATTAAAAAAGGTCCATTTATAATAGTTTCTGGTCATGATTTAAGGGACTTAGAAATGTTGCTTAAGCAAACAGAAGGCAAAGGAATTAATATATATACTCATGGGGAAATGATACCTAGTCATGGATATCCAGGACTTAAAAAGTATAAGCACCTTGTTGGTAATTATGGAGGAGCTTGGCAAGATCAACAAAAGGAGTTTGATGGTATTCCAGGATGTATTCTTATGACTACGAATTGTCTTATGAGACCTAGAGAAACATATAAAGATAGAATATTTACTACAAGTGTAGTTGGATGGGATGGATTAAAGTATATAAAGGCAGATAAGGATGGATATAAAGATTTTACAGAGATAATAGAAAAGGCATTAGAACTTGGAGGATTTAAAGAGTCAGAAGAGCCACATGAAATATTAGTAGGCTTTGGCCATCATGCAACTTTAAGTAATGCAGAAACAATAGTAAATGCAGTTAAGGAGGGGGAAGTTAGGCATTTCTTCTTAATTGGTGGATGTGATGGGGCAAGGCCAGGAAGAAATTATTATACAGAGTTTGCAAAGAAAGTTCCAATGGATTGTATAATTCTTACTCTTGCATGTGGAAAATATAGATTTAATAAGTTAGAATTTGGAGAAGTTGCAGGACTTCCAAGGTTATTAGACGTTGGTCAATGTAATGATGCATATTCAGCAGTTAGAATTGCAACAGCACTTGCAGACGCTTTTGACACAGATGTAAATGGATTACCACTTTCAATAATTTTATCTTGGTATGAACAAAAAGCAGTTGCTGACCTTTTAGCATTGCTTTCATTAGGTATAAAGGGAATATTTGTTGGACCAACTTTACCAGCATTCTTCAGTCCTAATGTACTTCAATATTTGGTTGATACATTTAATTTGAAATTAATAAGTGAACCTGATGATGATTTAAAGACTTGTTTGCAACAAGGAGTATAA
- a CDS encoding tetratricopeptide repeat protein → MKENLKDKIDNFLNENKINITGGTIKTEEELSLVLNNIAMSDLKKGKFQKSLYFVSKALEFDSKNYYALFIKGLIYRYSKNFNKAIKTFEEYYDLSKDSLSLIHMGFCYAELNDSDNALEFFRKGEQEFTEDEKNKYSSLMYIVYECMGNIYMNRENILEFEENDKFRLNYKLAIKYYKMSLRINKNNHLLLNKLAACYHHFDDEKKALYCYEEAAKVAPEIQEYKGAIEEMKEQGIIADVIEF, encoded by the coding sequence ATGAAAGAAAACTTAAAAGATAAAATAGATAATTTTTTAAATGAAAATAAGATAAATATAACAGGTGGTACCATAAAAACAGAAGAGGAACTTTCACTAGTTTTAAATAATATTGCTATGAGTGACTTGAAAAAAGGAAAGTTTCAAAAGTCATTATATTTTGTAAGTAAAGCATTAGAATTTGATTCTAAAAATTATTATGCTTTATTTATAAAAGGTCTTATTTATAGATATTCAAAAAATTTCAATAAAGCTATTAAAACTTTTGAAGAATATTACGACCTTAGCAAAGACTCATTAAGCCTTATTCATATGGGATTTTGTTATGCAGAACTAAATGATAGTGATAATGCATTAGAGTTCTTTAGAAAAGGAGAACAAGAATTTACAGAAGATGAAAAGAATAAATACAGTTCATTAATGTATATAGTATATGAATGTATGGGAAACATATATATGAATAGGGAGAACATTTTAGAATTTGAAGAAAATGATAAATTTAGATTAAACTATAAATTGGCTATTAAATATTATAAGATGTCACTTAGAATAAACAAAAATAATCACTTGTTACTTAATAAATTAGCAGCTTGTTATCATCATTTTGATGATGAGAAAAAGGCTTTATATTGTTATGAAGAAGCAGCTAAAGTTGCACCGGAAATACAAGAATATAAGGGTGCAATAGAAGAGATGAAAGAACAGGGTATAATAGCTGATGTAATAGAATTTTAA
- a CDS encoding spore coat protein, with product MVNLSMKERILLQDEKSHEELCVEKYNKYSNRACDVELKNLFSTLAQKEQQHLDSINQMLSGTVPNVNQGQQANQNQNANQNQNSMQNMNNTANSQLTQNDISNDKMLCQDSLSTEKYVSSTYNTAIFEFKDKNMRQVLNHIQKEEQEHGEQIYNYMNQHGMYN from the coding sequence ATGGTAAATCTAAGTATGAAAGAACGAATATTATTGCAAGACGAAAAAAGTCATGAAGAATTATGTGTTGAAAAATACAATAAGTATTCTAATAGAGCTTGCGATGTAGAATTAAAAAATCTATTTTCAACATTAGCACAAAAGGAACAACAACATTTGGATTCTATTAATCAAATGTTAAGTGGAACTGTTCCAAATGTAAATCAAGGCCAACAAGCTAATCAAAACCAAAACGCTAACCAAAATCAAAATTCTATGCAAAATATGAATAATACAGCTAATTCTCAATTAACCCAAAATGATATTAGTAATGATAAAATGTTATGTCAAGATTCATTATCCACTGAAAAGTATGTATCTTCTACCTATAATACAGCTATATTTGAGTTTAAAGATAAAAATATGAGGCAAGTATTAAATCATATTCAAAAGGAAGAACAAGAACACGGTGAACAAATATATAACTATATGAATCAACATGGAATGTATAACTAA
- a CDS encoding deaminase domain-containing protein, with product MQEKKTFNSLRGNTQSVEEEIPINTLSKKTKKSRIKINNLDEFKDALKKEGYEINKFDEEKFKADIVKIFQVDNSVIEILHTYINNPEITYKVYDTSDLIDYIKKMILFKNEHNRLCEKISAIKKLNIDRIEYEREFSLQDNVEDIIKAIEEIKDDISGIISIEGKIRLENLEKEINKEYLYAKDIELLKKMVLIKNENVKEKYNVESKTKTISIEIPKKINYEHIVAKKGSVEYHDYLSSNIPRMQRLIKNIHKYMKVDEKEKSTFKINQSKALQDSINIAVATYDNKEFKAISGSNDIKNYCKITPLENATFKSSKVNKLGNLGIGYNRINDSEKKIFEEIHRQIEKKALKDEGNLILYTKLEPCPSCYYVISQFCKKYPNIKVEVKYSKKYGE from the coding sequence GTGCAGGAAAAGAAAACTTTTAATTCTTTAAGAGGCAATACTCAAAGTGTTGAAGAAGAGATTCCAATAAATACTTTATCAAAGAAGACAAAAAAAAGTCGGATTAAGATAAATAATTTAGATGAATTTAAAGATGCATTGAAAAAAGAAGGATATGAGATAAATAAGTTTGATGAAGAAAAATTTAAAGCAGATATTGTGAAAATTTTTCAAGTAGATAATAGTGTAATAGAGATTCTACATACATATATTAATAATCCTGAAATTACTTATAAAGTTTATGATACTAGCGATTTAATTGATTATATAAAAAAGATGATATTATTTAAAAATGAGCATAATAGGTTATGTGAAAAAATAAGTGCAATAAAGAAATTAAACATAGATAGAATTGAATATGAACGAGAATTTAGTCTTCAAGATAATGTTGAAGATATAATAAAGGCTATAGAAGAAATAAAAGATGATATATCTGGAATCATAAGTATAGAAGGTAAGATCAGATTAGAGAATTTAGAAAAAGAAATAAATAAGGAATATCTTTATGCAAAAGATATTGAATTATTAAAAAAAATGGTTCTTATTAAAAATGAAAATGTGAAAGAAAAGTATAATGTTGAGTCTAAGACTAAAACAATATCTATAGAAATACCTAAAAAAATAAATTATGAGCACATTGTAGCGAAGAAAGGTTCTGTAGAATATCATGATTATTTAAGTAGTAATATACCAAGAATGCAACGTTTAATAAAGAACATACATAAATATATGAAAGTTGATGAAAAAGAAAAATCAACTTTTAAAATAAATCAAAGTAAGGCTTTGCAGGATTCTATAAATATAGCTGTAGCAACATATGATAATAAGGAGTTTAAAGCAATAAGTGGAAGTAATGATATAAAAAACTATTGCAAGATAACTCCATTAGAAAATGCAACTTTTAAAAGTAGTAAAGTTAATAAGCTTGGTAATTTAGGAATAGGATATAACAGAATTAATGATAGTGAAAAAAAGATATTTGAAGAAATACATAGACAAATAGAGAAGAAAGCCTTGAAAGACGAAGGTAATCTTATTTTGTATACTAAATTAGAGCCATGCCCAAGCTGTTATTACGTAATTAGTCAGTTTTGTAAAAAGTATCCTAATATAAAAGTTGAGGTCAAATATAGCAAAAAATATGGAGAATAG
- a CDS encoding GNAT family N-acetyltransferase translates to MNKKQLKLKSIGIEHLEQYNQLLRYVFQVTEHELNQIGWQDKEIIRAKSPTLKQADVLGWFDGDSLISQVAVYPMKVRIFNCTYDMGGLTGVGTYPEYSNQGLMHKLLYQALYNMKERKQFISYLYPYSIPYYRRKGWEIISDKITYEIQDYQLPKNRQVAGDVRRVPIESDQVKKAYSRFAYSTHGALLRDDLAWNEYWLWDIDDIMAAVYYNEDDEPDGYVIYWIADDIFHIKDMIFVNEDARIGLWNFVSAHFSMISKVVGNTFTDEPLAFLLEDADIKETISPYFMARIVDFEHFIGEYPFKPDTIEREWTFTLSDPLLAWNQGTFTLKISNDGKGKVVHSVEKTTDRIDIQTMTTMLLGYKRPDYLHRIGRIVCSSMTVDMLEDAIEQQSPYFSDYF, encoded by the coding sequence ATGAATAAAAAACAATTAAAGTTAAAAAGTATTGGAATAGAACATCTTGAGCAATATAATCAGTTATTAAGATATGTTTTTCAAGTTACTGAACACGAACTAAATCAAATTGGTTGGCAAGATAAAGAAATTATTCGTGCTAAATCACCAACATTGAAACAAGCAGATGTATTAGGGTGGTTTGATGGAGATAGTTTAATTTCACAGGTGGCTGTTTATCCTATGAAAGTTCGTATTTTTAATTGCACATATGATATGGGTGGTCTTACTGGTGTTGGAACTTATCCGGAGTACTCAAATCAAGGGCTAATGCATAAACTGTTGTATCAAGCATTATATAATATGAAAGAACGTAAACAATTTATATCTTACTTATATCCATATTCTATCCCTTATTATCGCAGGAAGGGATGGGAAATAATATCTGATAAAATCACATACGAAATTCAGGATTATCAGTTGCCAAAAAATCGGCAAGTAGCTGGAGATGTGAGACGTGTTCCTATAGAGAGTGACCAAGTTAAAAAAGCTTATAGTAGATTTGCTTATTCAACACATGGTGCACTATTAAGAGATGATTTGGCATGGAATGAATATTGGTTATGGGATATAGATGATATAATGGCTGCAGTATATTACAATGAAGATGATGAACCAGATGGATATGTAATATATTGGATAGCTGATGATATTTTTCATATTAAAGACATGATATTTGTTAATGAGGATGCTAGAATAGGTTTATGGAATTTTGTAAGTGCTCATTTTTCTATGATTTCAAAAGTTGTAGGAAATACATTTACAGATGAACCATTAGCATTTTTATTGGAAGATGCTGATATAAAAGAAACTATTTCACCATATTTTATGGCTAGAATTGTTGATTTTGAACATTTTATTGGAGAATATCCTTTTAAGCCTGATACTATAGAGCGTGAATGGACATTTACACTTAGTGATCCATTACTTGCTTGGAATCAAGGTACATTTACATTGAAAATTTCAAATGATGGAAAAGGTAAGGTAGTTCATTCAGTAGAAAAGACTACAGATAGAATTGATATTCAAACTATGACAACTATGTTATTAGGATATAAACGTCCAGATTATCTACATAGAATTGGACGAATTGTATGTAGCTCTATGACTGTAGATATGTTGGAAGATGCAATAGAACAGCAGTCACCATATTTTTCAGATTATTTTTAA
- a CDS encoding MFS transporter: MNKKFIRLFAVGHLVTDIYQGALPAMLPFLISEKNLSYAAAAFLIFAANASSSIIQPLFGIYADKISLSWALGTGVLLGGIGIGASGVTSSYNMIFALVALSGVGIALYHPEGARLTNKFSGENKTTAVSQFAAGGNIGFAVGPIITTVILSILGLKGTMVLCIPAIIMGLILLYEARYFSKNENELVNERECIRNKGEVKADQWGAFGRLTLTLLCRSTVFFGLNTFLALYFVHVLNQSEVHGSIALSTLIVVGAVGTLFSGKLADKVGNKKVIILGYSCLVPLLICFLSIKNPIIVTIILIPLGFFLYMPYSPMIALGQKYLPNHVGLASGVTMGLGVTMGGVVSPILGWVSDNYGIHTALCTLMVMPVFAVILARKLPVYNEDIENDEIQKDVQSNTKKLSNKSLNLQK; this comes from the coding sequence ATGAACAAAAAATTTATAAGACTATTTGCAGTTGGACATTTAGTAACAGACATTTATCAAGGAGCATTACCAGCAATGCTACCATTTCTTATATCAGAGAAAAACTTAAGTTATGCAGCAGCAGCATTCTTAATTTTTGCAGCCAATGCAAGCTCATCAATAATACAACCTCTATTTGGAATTTATGCAGATAAAATTTCGCTTTCGTGGGCACTTGGAACAGGTGTATTACTAGGTGGAATAGGAATTGGTGCATCAGGAGTTACAAGTAGTTATAATATGATATTTGCGTTAGTAGCTTTAAGTGGAGTAGGAATAGCATTATATCATCCAGAAGGTGCTAGGCTTACAAATAAATTTTCAGGTGAAAATAAAACAACTGCTGTGAGTCAATTTGCAGCAGGCGGAAATATTGGTTTTGCAGTAGGACCAATAATAACAACAGTAATTTTGTCAATCTTGGGTTTAAAGGGAACTATGGTATTGTGTATTCCTGCAATAATAATGGGATTAATTCTTTTATATGAAGCAAGATATTTTTCTAAAAATGAAAATGAATTAGTTAATGAGAGAGAGTGTATAAGGAATAAAGGAGAAGTAAAAGCAGATCAGTGGGGTGCTTTTGGAAGATTAACACTTACACTTCTTTGTAGATCTACAGTATTTTTTGGACTTAATACATTTTTAGCACTTTATTTTGTACATGTATTAAATCAATCAGAAGTACATGGAAGTATAGCGTTATCTACATTAATTGTTGTTGGAGCAGTTGGAACATTATTTTCAGGAAAACTTGCTGATAAGGTTGGAAATAAGAAGGTAATAATACTGGGTTATTCTTGTTTAGTACCATTATTAATATGTTTTTTAAGTATAAAAAATCCAATAATAGTTACAATAATACTGATTCCATTAGGATTTTTCTTATATATGCCCTATAGCCCAATGATAGCACTTGGACAAAAGTACTTGCCTAATCATGTTGGACTAGCTTCAGGGGTTACAATGGGATTAGGAGTTACTATGGGTGGTGTTGTATCACCAATACTTGGATGGGTTTCAGATAACTATGGTATACACACAGCATTATGTACTTTAATGGTAATGCCTGTTTTTGCAGTGATTTTGGCAAGAAAATTACCTGTATATAATGAAGATATAGAAAATGATGAAATACAAAAAGATGTACAATCAAACACTAAAAAGTTATCAAATAAGAGTTTAAATTTACAAAAATAA
- a CDS encoding LysR family transcriptional regulator, with translation MDIRQLRYFLTIAEEGHITAAAKKLNISQPPLSKQLKLLEEELGVTLFNRTSRSLELTDAGILLQNKSSQLLELYKSTVNEMKNFNNGIEGTLGIGTVCSSGINVLPQKIKEFCKQYPKIDYEIYEGNSFKIMELLNNGVIDVGFVREPFNLSLYNSFVIKDNLKNNLNDYFVVMAKSKFYNSIESNTILINELKDKPLIINRRYDDVIKIACNKAGFEPHIICKNDDIITSLSWAEAGIGISILPLTASNILPNVNLKIKKIIEPSIESYLRLIWTKNKPLSNISRNFIEMFDKNIFN, from the coding sequence ATGGATATAAGACAACTTAGATATTTTTTAACCATAGCTGAAGAAGGCCATATAACAGCAGCAGCTAAAAAGCTAAATATTTCTCAACCCCCTTTAAGTAAACAACTTAAATTGTTGGAAGAAGAACTTGGAGTAACATTATTCAATAGAACGAGCAGAAGTTTAGAATTAACAGATGCTGGTATTTTGCTTCAAAATAAATCTTCTCAACTCCTTGAATTGTATAAATCAACTGTAAATGAAATGAAAAATTTTAATAATGGAATAGAGGGAACACTAGGTATAGGAACAGTTTGTTCTTCAGGAATTAATGTTTTACCACAAAAAATAAAAGAATTTTGTAAACAATATCCTAAAATAGATTATGAAATATATGAGGGCAATAGTTTTAAAATAATGGAACTATTAAATAATGGAGTAATTGATGTTGGATTTGTGAGAGAACCATTTAATCTATCACTATATAATTCATTTGTAATTAAAGATAATCTTAAAAATAATTTAAATGACTATTTTGTTGTAATGGCAAAATCCAAATTCTATAATTCTATAGAAAGTAACACTATTCTCATTAACGAATTAAAAGATAAGCCTTTAATAATTAATCGAAGATACGATGATGTTATAAAAATTGCTTGTAATAAGGCAGGCTTTGAACCACATATAATATGTAAAAATGATGATATTATTACATCTTTAAGTTGGGCTGAAGCTGGAATTGGAATTTCTATTTTACCACTTACAGCTTCTAATATCTTACCCAATGTTAATCTAAAAATAAAAAAGATAATAGAACCATCAATTGAGTCATATCTAAGATTAATATGGACTAAAAATAAGCCTCTATCAAATATTTCACGTAATTTTATAGAAATGTTTGATAAAAATATTTTTAATTAA
- a CDS encoding YmaF family protein, producing the protein MGYYDNCNNSEENNRYKIQNHNHEFESSTSYAKDDECVEHNHRISGVTGPAIKHGKSHVHKIEVFTDTFGDHFHEICDTTGPAIYLSNGKHIHLVKGETTIADGHYHDYYFVTLIQDPTEVPEKKMC; encoded by the coding sequence ATGGGATATTATGATAATTGTAATAATTCTGAAGAAAATAATAGATACAAAATACAAAATCATAATCATGAATTTGAATCAAGTACAAGTTATGCAAAAGATGATGAGTGTGTAGAACACAATCACCGTATTAGTGGTGTAACTGGACCTGCAATTAAGCATGGTAAATCTCATGTTCACAAAATAGAAGTATTTACAGATACATTCGGTGATCACTTTCATGAAATTTGCGATACTACTGGTCCAGCTATTTACCTTTCAAATGGAAAACACATTCATTTAGTAAAAGGTGAAACAACTATTGCTGATGGACATTATCATGATTATTATTTTGTGACTTTGATTCAAGATCCAACTGAAGTACCTGAAAAGAAAATGTGCTAA
- a CDS encoding helix-turn-helix transcriptional regulator — MAIKNKLLEIRLNNGYKYAKKFSDYLEINNQQYSRYESNKKQPNLEILYKISKKLGIKIEDIIYFEEDQLKN, encoded by the coding sequence GTGGCAATAAAGAATAAACTTTTAGAAATAAGATTAAATAATGGATATAAATATGCAAAAAAATTTTCCGATTACTTAGAAATTAATAATCAACAATATAGTAGATATGAATCTAATAAAAAACAGCCCAATTTAGAAATATTGTATAAAATATCAAAAAAATTAGGTATTAAAATAGAGGATATAATATATTTTGAAGAAGACCAATTAAAAAATTAA